A part of Paenibacillus donghaensis genomic DNA contains:
- a CDS encoding glycoside hydrolase family 10 protein has translation MKNSSKVFFFLLMLILICPQPIYASANSQVSGELRGAWISTVYNIDWPSKSGLSVDKQQQEYITMLDKLKAMGINTVFVQVRAASDAIYPSNYVPWARSLTGVEGKNPGYDPLKYMIAETKKRGMEFHAWFNPFRAGTSNTISSLSFKHPARTNPQWVISHENKLIFDPGNREVRQHIINAIMEVVQNYDVDGIHLDDYFYPYGSVPFNDQETFSMYKGAFVKKADWRRHNINEFVKELSKSIKNENSTIKFGISPFGIWRNKGQDSTGSATNGNSAYDNQFADARTWINKGWVDYIAPQLYWSVGFKPADYKILVSWWANEVKGTQTKLYIGHAAYKLGTNNADWGSSNAIIQQLKLNQQYSEVAGSIFFSAKTLTQNKLGIEDALSKYYRF, from the coding sequence ATGAAAAATAGCAGTAAAGTTTTTTTCTTTTTGTTAATGCTTATACTTATTTGTCCACAACCTATCTATGCATCTGCAAACTCCCAAGTGTCTGGTGAGCTAAGAGGTGCATGGATTAGTACCGTATATAATATTGATTGGCCTTCAAAATCCGGTCTCTCTGTGGATAAACAACAACAAGAATACATTACGATGCTGGATAAACTTAAAGCTATGGGCATTAACACCGTATTCGTCCAGGTCAGAGCAGCTTCTGATGCTATCTATCCTTCTAATTATGTACCATGGGCACGTTCGCTCACAGGTGTCGAAGGAAAGAATCCTGGATATGATCCATTAAAATACATGATTGCCGAGACTAAGAAGAGAGGCATGGAGTTTCATGCCTGGTTTAATCCTTTTCGAGCAGGTACAAGCAATACAATAAGCTCGCTTAGCTTTAAGCACCCTGCCAGAACAAATCCTCAATGGGTTATATCACATGAGAATAAATTAATATTTGATCCTGGAAATCGTGAAGTGCGCCAGCATATAATTAATGCAATTATGGAGGTAGTACAGAATTATGATGTGGATGGAATTCATCTGGATGATTACTTTTATCCCTATGGAAGTGTGCCTTTTAACGACCAGGAAACATTCTCAATGTATAAAGGAGCTTTTGTTAAGAAGGCAGATTGGAGAAGGCATAACATTAATGAATTCGTTAAAGAATTAAGCAAATCTATAAAAAATGAAAACAGTACTATCAAATTCGGTATTAGTCCATTTGGAATTTGGCGAAATAAAGGACAAGATAGTACTGGATCAGCTACTAATGGTAACAGTGCCTATGATAACCAATTTGCGGATGCCAGAACCTGGATAAACAAGGGGTGGGTTGATTACATAGCCCCCCAACTCTACTGGAGTGTAGGATTTAAGCCTGCTGACTACAAAATCCTTGTTTCCTGGTGGGCTAATGAGGTTAAAGGAACCCAAACAAAGTTATACATTGGACATGCAGCATACAAACTTGGTACCAATAATGCAGACTGGGGCTCAAGTAATGCAATCATTCAGCAGCTCAAGCTTAATCAACAGTATTCCGAGGTTGCTGGAAGTATATTCTTCAGTGCCAAAACATTAACCCAGAATAAATTAGGGATAGAAGATGCTTTATCAAAATACTACAGATTTTAA
- a CDS encoding polysaccharide deacetylase family protein — protein MMKKKYNPGILALLIAMIMMPVLTVAANKSSAEAAQASGSNKVVALTFDDGPERKYTEQILDILKKNEIKATFFVIGRQVKMYPDVMQRISKEGHALGNHTWSHPYLTKISNKEIHTEISTTNQAIRDLTGITPVLMRPPYGATSAQVKKEIEAAGLVQALWNVDTLDWTGHSVSAILQIVKANPGSKLNVLMHSGGGNRENTVKALPEIIKYYKEQGYTFVTMPQLYNVKESNVSSTEPTEQSLNKAAIVTTDILNVRAGRGLEYSIISKLSSGTRVHIISSHGDWYQIKLPEGQIGWVDSSYLVIEQDSITDSTHNSINVPVNKEYYLIYNQEKIQFLDVKPYIDSNNRLQVPVRFITELLNFNVSFGISNAVKTIHLFKDNLNVELRVGDSIAVVNGKALEMDTSPTIVKGNSFVPIRVLGELVGMDLVWDSKLNTVTLSDRNESINNDMVSDSVSKTPILSAPTATVEQAKAWARAKGATEMFVDLSDLIWSEALKAGVDPVVVFCQFAKETGYGKFGSVLDETYMNPAGLKTIDGGSDYDQSAHQRFSNWNEGIQAHIDHLALYAGVDGYPKSVTFDPRHFPHLKGTAITVESLGGKWAPSLSYGVEIVKMMLELKMS, from the coding sequence ATGATGAAGAAAAAATACAATCCAGGGATACTAGCTTTGTTAATAGCCATGATAATGATGCCGGTTCTCACGGTGGCAGCTAACAAATCTTCAGCAGAAGCTGCTCAAGCTTCAGGCTCCAATAAAGTGGTAGCTTTAACTTTCGATGATGGACCAGAAAGGAAATACACAGAGCAAATCCTTGACATACTAAAAAAAAATGAAATTAAAGCCACCTTTTTTGTAATAGGACGTCAGGTTAAAATGTATCCTGATGTGATGCAACGGATATCAAAAGAAGGGCATGCTTTAGGGAATCACACGTGGAGCCATCCATATTTGACAAAAATAAGCAATAAAGAAATTCACACAGAAATTTCAACAACAAATCAGGCAATCCGTGATTTAACGGGTATAACACCGGTTCTCATGCGTCCTCCATACGGAGCCACATCTGCTCAAGTTAAGAAAGAAATCGAAGCTGCGGGGCTTGTGCAGGCGTTATGGAACGTGGATACCCTTGATTGGACAGGCCATTCAGTTTCTGCTATTCTCCAAATTGTAAAAGCCAATCCTGGAAGCAAGCTCAATGTCCTCATGCACTCGGGTGGAGGGAACAGAGAAAATACAGTAAAAGCACTTCCAGAAATCATAAAATATTACAAAGAACAAGGTTATACCTTTGTCACAATGCCCCAACTATATAATGTGAAGGAAAGTAATGTTTCTTCAACTGAGCCTACAGAGCAATCTCTAAACAAGGCCGCAATTGTTACAACTGATATTCTCAATGTTAGAGCTGGAAGAGGATTGGAATATTCAATTATTAGCAAATTGTCGTCTGGAACAAGAGTACATATTATATCTAGTCATGGTGACTGGTACCAAATCAAGCTGCCTGAAGGACAGATCGGCTGGGTAGATTCATCATATTTGGTTATTGAGCAGGACTCTATTACAGACTCAACACACAATAGTATAAATGTGCCTGTAAACAAAGAGTATTATTTGATTTATAATCAGGAAAAAATCCAATTTCTTGATGTCAAGCCCTATATAGACTCCAATAATAGGCTACAAGTTCCAGTGAGGTTCATAACAGAATTACTAAACTTCAATGTAAGCTTTGGCATAAGTAATGCAGTAAAAACAATTCATCTATTTAAAGATAACTTAAATGTTGAATTAAGGGTTGGCGACTCGATAGCTGTCGTTAACGGAAAAGCTCTTGAAATGGATACTAGCCCAACTATTGTAAAAGGGAACAGCTTCGTGCCAATAAGGGTTCTGGGTGAACTGGTCGGCATGGATCTAGTGTGGGATTCTAAGCTCAATACCGTTACGCTGTCTGACAGGAATGAATCAATCAACAACGATATGGTGAGTGATAGTGTTAGCAAAACGCCTATATTATCTGCTCCAACCGCTACTGTAGAGCAAGCGAAAGCTTGGGCGAGAGCCAAGGGAGCAACAGAAATGTTTGTTGATCTTTCTGATCTAATATGGAGTGAAGCCCTTAAGGCGGGGGTTGATCCGGTTGTTGTATTTTGCCAGTTTGCTAAAGAGACGGGTTATGGGAAATTCGGTAGCGTGTTGGATGAAACATATATGAATCCGGCAGGACTAAAGACTATTGATGGTGGTTCAGACTATGACCAGAGTGCCCACCAACGGTTTTCCAACTGGAATGAAGGTATCCAAGCCCACATTGATCACTTAGCTTTGTATGCAGGTGTCGATGGGTATCCCAAATCGGTAACATTTGATCCACGACATTTTCCTCATTTAAAAGGAACAGCAATCACGGTTGAATCATTGGGAGGAAAGTGGGCGCCTAGTCTTTCTTATGGGGTTGAAATTGTAAAAATGATGTTAGAGTTAAAGATGTCATGA
- a CDS encoding IS1634 family transposase, which translates to MAYRVHHYNKKNGITYVYEAVSVWDKEKKTSTNKQVCIGKLDLETGELIPSKRLNSSPSTLHNSKATATSLVAGPSLLLDSITQELGIEKLLKKCFPNDHQQVLSVVYFLVQRGQALSHCESWCKGHLHPYSKGLTSQAISKLLASQTEDARQTFFKQWSRVITEKECLCYDITSVSSYSEQNEYVKYGYNRDKEKLPQINMAMLFGQQSRLPVYYKRLPGNITDVSTLSNFLKTMNFLGNETLHLVLDKGFYSNANVDELFAAHHKFTMGVSIHLKWVQEIVDEFQPDMLDVENYRKIGDDVLYVRTKLYKWGTQGKRSYVHVYHNARAAAEDRDDFHEKLLEYKAELESGHRVKEHESFYQRYFIIKNTPVRGVKVRFNPEAVQGYRKRYAGFFILFTTGIKNPATALDSYRNKDVVENCFDDLKNQLDMKRLRVHHSSTMDGRIFLQFIALIYISAIRNTIQKHPSLAHFTVKELLEEMETLSKITYSGRYGSIFTESTKMHKEIARIFNIDLKT; encoded by the coding sequence ATGGCCTACCGCGTGCATCATTACAATAAGAAGAACGGAATCACTTATGTCTACGAAGCTGTTTCAGTATGGGATAAGGAAAAAAAGACTTCCACAAATAAGCAAGTCTGTATCGGGAAGCTGGATTTGGAAACGGGTGAATTGATTCCTTCCAAAAGGTTGAATTCCTCCCCTTCCACATTACATAACTCTAAGGCCACCGCAACGTCTCTAGTGGCTGGGCCCTCTCTCCTCCTGGATTCGATTACTCAAGAGCTTGGCATTGAAAAACTGCTGAAGAAGTGTTTTCCGAACGACCATCAACAGGTGCTCTCCGTGGTCTATTTCCTGGTTCAACGGGGCCAGGCTTTAAGCCACTGCGAAAGTTGGTGTAAAGGCCACCTGCATCCATACTCCAAAGGACTGACCAGTCAGGCGATTAGTAAGCTACTTGCTTCTCAAACCGAAGATGCCAGACAAACGTTTTTCAAGCAATGGAGTCGCGTCATCACGGAAAAAGAATGCCTCTGTTATGACATCACTTCCGTTTCCTCGTATTCCGAACAGAATGAGTATGTGAAGTATGGATACAACCGGGACAAAGAAAAATTGCCCCAGATCAATATGGCGATGCTGTTTGGCCAACAAAGCCGACTGCCTGTCTATTACAAGCGTCTGCCTGGAAACATTACAGATGTGAGCACGTTGTCTAACTTTTTGAAGACGATGAACTTCTTGGGCAACGAAACACTTCATCTTGTACTGGATAAAGGATTTTACAGTAACGCCAATGTAGACGAGTTGTTTGCTGCGCACCATAAGTTTACGATGGGGGTTTCGATCCACCTCAAATGGGTGCAAGAAATTGTGGATGAGTTCCAGCCCGATATGCTGGATGTAGAGAACTACCGGAAGATCGGTGATGATGTCCTTTACGTGAGAACCAAACTGTACAAATGGGGGACTCAAGGAAAACGTTCGTATGTTCATGTTTATCATAACGCTCGTGCTGCCGCAGAGGACAGGGACGATTTTCATGAAAAGTTGCTTGAATACAAGGCAGAACTGGAGTCGGGACACAGAGTCAAAGAACACGAGTCGTTTTATCAGCGATATTTTATCATAAAGAATACCCCGGTGAGGGGGGTCAAAGTAAGATTCAATCCAGAAGCCGTGCAGGGCTATCGCAAGCGCTATGCCGGTTTTTTCATCCTGTTTACCACTGGCATTAAAAACCCCGCAACGGCACTGGATAGCTATCGAAATAAGGACGTCGTGGAAAACTGTTTTGATGATCTCAAGAACCAACTGGATATGAAACGGCTACGGGTTCATCATTCCTCGACCATGGATGGCCGGATATTTCTGCAATTTATAGCGCTCATCTATATCAGTGCGATCCGCAATACGATCCAAAAACATCCCTCGCTGGCGCATTTTACCGTGAAGGAACTGCTTGAGGAAATGGAGACGCTCTCCAAGATCACCTATTCGGGACGATATGGATCTATCTTTACCGAATCTACCAAGATGCATAAAGAGATCGCACGCATTTTTAATATAGACCTTAAAACCTAG
- a CDS encoding DUF3037 domain-containing protein produces MERKAYWYSVVQYCPSDLRGETINVGLMLHSPEENALFHSILDESSPKIRGLLQDEVAFKTFKVQKDIFDYFINSVMSSPSLFTPNINDKNFLLQIQENLPSQFKFSEPTFSLTRDPKQLFETLTKTYIGELPSKDIIVEEIVSRNVKQYTKEVFNQKKWIGTKIKPNVKIHPIKDISNMHFTVDYVFKNGVWNLIQTFPSNSTPDKLTEWFSKTNTMLDNYKQDSGFFLIYDLNDHLNKDRTIDDMVHFFEKKDNRISPVAIESEAFNKLCLKVETEAKDITLYESELIAM; encoded by the coding sequence ATGGAACGTAAAGCCTACTGGTACTCAGTAGTACAGTATTGTCCTAGTGATTTGCGAGGGGAAACAATCAATGTTGGGTTAATGTTGCATAGCCCTGAAGAAAATGCATTATTCCATTCGATTTTGGATGAAAGTTCCCCTAAGATTAGAGGATTACTACAGGATGAGGTTGCGTTTAAAACATTTAAAGTACAAAAAGACATATTTGATTATTTCATAAATTCTGTAATGTCAAGTCCATCACTCTTTACTCCAAATATAAATGATAAGAATTTCTTGTTACAAATACAAGAAAATTTACCCAGTCAATTTAAATTCTCTGAGCCAACATTCTCATTAACAAGAGACCCTAAACAATTATTCGAAACACTGACTAAGACATATATCGGTGAACTCCCTTCAAAGGATATTATCGTAGAGGAAATTGTTAGTAGGAATGTTAAGCAATACACAAAAGAAGTGTTTAATCAAAAAAAGTGGATAGGAACAAAGATAAAACCCAACGTAAAAATTCATCCAATAAAAGACATTAGTAATATGCACTTTACAGTTGATTATGTATTTAAAAATGGAGTGTGGAATCTCATTCAAACCTTTCCATCAAATTCAACTCCTGACAAACTAACAGAATGGTTTTCTAAAACAAACACAATGCTTGATAATTATAAACAGGACTCAGGATTCTTTTTAATATATGATCTAAATGATCACTTAAATAAAGATAGAACAATTGATGACATGGTTCACTTTTTTGAAAAGAAAGATAATAGGATTTCCCCTGTAGCAATTGAATCAGAAGCTTTTAATAAACTTTGCCTTAAAGTTGAAACTGAAGCAAAAGATATTACCTTATATGAATCAGAACTTATTGCTATGTAA
- a CDS encoding CHRD domain-containing protein, translating into MKAFRAFLKGRNEVPPVRTISTGNAFFQLNRAGDKLVFRIVIRNINRVTQAHIHLGRRGENGPVVAFLFGPSKFGISVRRGVIRGTLTRNDLVGPLNGKTIRDLVREFERGNAYVNVHTIQNPNGEIRGQVIS; encoded by the coding sequence ATCAAAGCGTTTAGGGCTTTCTTGAAAGGAAGAAACGAAGTCCCTCCTGTAAGGACAATCTCTACAGGAAATGCTTTTTTTCAGCTTAACCGTGCTGGTGATAAATTAGTATTTAGAATTGTCATCCGAAATATAAACCGAGTAACACAAGCCCATATTCATCTTGGGCGAAGAGGTGAAAACGGTCCTGTAGTCGCCTTTCTATTCGGCCCGTCGAAATTTGGAATTTCCGTAAGACGAGGAGTTATTCGTGGGACTCTGACTCGCAATGATTTAGTCGGCCCTCTAAATGGGAAGACGATCCGCGATCTAGTCCGTGAATTTGAAAGAGGCAATGCTTATGTCAATGTACACACCATACAAAATCCAAATGGAGAAATCCGCGGCCAAGTTATTTCGTAA
- a CDS encoding S-layer homology domain-containing protein, whose product MRFRRDMKLSRSVVAAVVAVCMLAGLFISSLSMKEVSAAGTDPGRTDYSISGDRIVWLEAGANGVKQVYALNQSSGAGTVLTTSSSAKDAPYMSGNVAVWADKGTEQESSLNWDIYSSDLETGTRRKLNQQSGQYGNPTTDGVGVVWYERKHYGSMIYHDLATGVEADLGEGRFPVLAGGNVVYKNARDGGLGLLNLSSGVTRAIVSLGGASYVDWFVFNGSYVLFKQKNGASESKYVLMNIKDLTAQPVDLTEMKPGGTEYAFMSIGEGQAVFQEEVDGAVTLQQVNLSTYAVKPLPGLEPGAKLIGISGDKLLYSNKDDYIESIDLKEGSTNPSPETTPSPGTNPDPGTNPDPGTSPNPGTSPNPGTNPNPGTAPNTGLIPEVKIPVVTGAKDSQVIGSAGGTLSVLNGWARLEISAGTFPDNTSVSLAQAELETEVLLDSSGHKLLKAGSAWQVQASAPFLIPAKLAVGYPKEEPWTAEREKLGIYSYNPAKGIWSYIGGVTAAEDGFVEARIAASGLYAIMLREAKFTDMSGHWAQQAVEVLAARGIVNGMNGTLYAPKGILTRAEFTKLLAAALQLQPLQPDTPTFRDVSAANWSYAYVEAAASAGIVTGEAGLFHGNDPLTREQMMVMLIRAIDSTVTNPTTVADSAKSRAGLSGFKDSASISKWARDSVAAAVEKKLVQGDGQLLKPKDSSTRAEAAVIMYKLLAELKLL is encoded by the coding sequence ATGAGGTTTAGAAGGGATATGAAGTTGTCGCGGTCGGTTGTGGCCGCAGTGGTGGCGGTGTGTATGCTTGCGGGGCTGTTCATCAGTAGTCTTAGCATGAAGGAGGTTTCGGCAGCCGGGACAGATCCGGGCAGAACGGACTATAGCATATCCGGAGACCGGATTGTATGGCTGGAAGCAGGTGCGAACGGTGTGAAACAGGTGTACGCGCTGAATCAGAGCAGTGGTGCAGGTACTGTGCTTACGACGAGTTCATCCGCCAAGGATGCGCCTTATATGAGCGGAAACGTTGCAGTGTGGGCGGATAAGGGAACGGAGCAGGAATCCTCCTTGAACTGGGACATCTATAGTTCCGATCTGGAGACAGGCACCCGCAGGAAGCTTAATCAGCAGTCCGGACAATATGGCAATCCAACTACGGATGGAGTTGGCGTGGTCTGGTATGAGCGCAAGCATTACGGCAGCATGATCTATCATGATCTGGCAACGGGCGTTGAAGCTGATCTCGGCGAAGGTCGATTCCCGGTGCTGGCCGGTGGAAATGTGGTGTATAAGAATGCCCGTGACGGAGGCCTCGGTCTGCTGAATTTGAGCAGCGGAGTTACGCGTGCGATTGTTAGCCTGGGCGGAGCTAGCTATGTGGACTGGTTTGTTTTTAACGGGAGCTATGTGCTGTTCAAGCAAAAAAACGGCGCCTCCGAGAGCAAATATGTGCTTATGAATATCAAGGATCTGACTGCTCAGCCTGTGGATCTCACTGAGATGAAGCCTGGAGGAACAGAGTATGCCTTCATGTCCATAGGTGAGGGGCAAGCGGTGTTTCAAGAGGAAGTGGACGGTGCTGTCACGCTGCAGCAAGTAAACCTCTCTACATATGCAGTAAAACCGCTGCCAGGATTAGAGCCGGGAGCAAAGCTGATCGGAATAAGCGGGGATAAGCTGCTCTATAGCAACAAGGATGACTACATAGAATCGATTGACTTGAAAGAAGGATCAACCAATCCAAGTCCGGAAACGACTCCATCCCCAGGCACAAACCCAGATCCTGGAACAAACCCAGATCCTGGCACAAGCCCAAATCCAGGTACAAGCCCAAATCCGGGAACAAACCCAAATCCAGGTACAGCCCCGAACACGGGTTTAATCCCGGAAGTGAAGATCCCTGTGGTAACCGGAGCCAAGGATAGTCAGGTAATCGGAAGTGCTGGAGGTACCTTGTCCGTACTGAATGGCTGGGCGCGGCTGGAGATTTCAGCAGGAACATTCCCGGACAACACCAGCGTAAGCTTGGCTCAGGCTGAGCTGGAGACAGAGGTACTGCTCGACTCAAGTGGCCACAAACTGCTGAAGGCAGGTTCCGCCTGGCAGGTACAAGCAAGTGCTCCATTCCTAATTCCGGCCAAGCTGGCGGTAGGGTATCCGAAGGAAGAACCTTGGACGGCAGAGCGTGAGAAGCTTGGAATCTACAGCTACAATCCGGCAAAAGGCATCTGGAGCTATATTGGCGGAGTGACTGCGGCGGAAGACGGCTTCGTAGAGGCCAGGATTGCAGCTTCTGGACTGTATGCGATAATGCTGCGCGAAGCTAAATTCACAGATATGTCAGGCCACTGGGCACAGCAAGCCGTAGAGGTGCTGGCGGCAAGAGGAATTGTGAATGGGATGAACGGCACCCTATATGCGCCAAAAGGCATCCTGACCCGGGCTGAATTCACCAAGCTGCTGGCAGCAGCTCTTCAATTGCAGCCGCTGCAGCCAGATACGCCGACCTTCCGTGATGTTTCAGCTGCGAACTGGTCCTATGCTTATGTGGAAGCGGCAGCGTCGGCAGGAATCGTAACCGGAGAAGCAGGACTGTTTCACGGCAATGATCCGCTGACCCGCGAACAGATGATGGTCATGCTGATCAGAGCGATTGACAGCACTGTGACTAATCCGACTACTGTTGCGGATTCGGCCAAGTCTCGGGCTGGACTCTCCGGATTCAAGGACAGCGCCAGCATCAGCAAATGGGCACGGGATTCCGTAGCTGCGGCGGTTGAGAAGAAGCTGGTGCAGGGTGACGGACAGCTTCTGAAGCCTAAAGATTCATCAACGAGAGCCGAAGCGGCAGTCATTATGTACAAGCTGCTGGCTGAGCTGAAATTACTCTAA